A single genomic interval of Nostoc commune NIES-4072 harbors:
- a CDS encoding TM0106 family RecB-like putative nuclease, producing MLINAELLLQYQRCKRRTFLDIHGDKSQRDAPNELLRKLQQDKIAHQLSALAKVTYHQPDYSSYGNWEAAEAATLELMQRGVEYIYKGVLLANYSEGYTLLSRPDLLVKRPGKSCFGDWMYVPASIELGKRPKQEYQVVAAFHAQVLATIQDLAPETAWLILRTKERNYPVDLLKWTPRMQQILEELIQVLELPNSPEVFISRQKCNLCHWYSQCYAIAQSEKHLSLLPGVTPLRYTQLQDVAITTLESLANTSPSALENLLGFDKEVAPKLIVQAQSSLEKRPLILPYPLPIKDITFTAPIELYFDIEAQPDLDLNYLLGVLVVDRLANTEQFYSFLADKPEDEELVWQQFLDLVWQYPEAPIYHFCVYEFDTVKRLARLYNTPSSLVRPVLNRFVDVYEQLTQSVALPVESYALKAIARWLGFEWREKEASGAKCIYWYDQWLETGDRTLLEIIQSYNEDDCRATLRVKNWLVNFFQDEYGLRLA from the coding sequence ATGCTAATTAATGCTGAACTCCTACTGCAATACCAACGCTGTAAACGTCGGACTTTTCTAGATATCCACGGTGACAAAAGTCAGCGTGATGCTCCCAATGAGTTGCTGCGGAAACTACAACAGGACAAAATTGCTCATCAGCTGAGTGCTTTGGCAAAGGTGACTTATCACCAACCAGATTATTCTTCTTATGGAAACTGGGAAGCAGCAGAGGCAGCTACTCTAGAATTGATGCAGCGTGGAGTTGAGTACATCTATAAGGGAGTATTGTTAGCAAATTATTCTGAAGGATACACTCTGCTAAGTCGTCCAGATTTACTCGTCAAACGGCCAGGAAAATCTTGCTTTGGAGATTGGATGTATGTTCCGGCTAGTATTGAACTGGGTAAGCGTCCTAAGCAAGAATATCAAGTTGTTGCTGCATTTCACGCCCAGGTATTGGCAACAATACAGGACTTAGCACCAGAAACAGCTTGGCTGATATTGCGTACCAAAGAGAGAAATTATCCTGTGGATTTGCTCAAATGGACACCACGGATGCAGCAGATTCTGGAGGAGTTGATTCAAGTTTTAGAGTTACCAAATTCGCCAGAGGTGTTTATTTCTCGGCAAAAGTGCAATCTTTGCCATTGGTATAGTCAATGTTATGCGATCGCTCAATCTGAAAAACATCTCTCATTATTACCAGGTGTAACACCTCTTCGCTACACTCAACTCCAAGACGTAGCCATTACCACGCTAGAATCTCTTGCTAACACTAGTCCCAGCGCCTTAGAAAACTTGCTTGGTTTTGACAAGGAAGTAGCGCCCAAACTCATAGTGCAAGCTCAATCTTCACTGGAAAAACGACCATTAATATTACCTTATCCATTACCAATAAAAGATATTACATTTACAGCACCTATAGAGCTTTACTTTGATATTGAGGCACAGCCAGACTTAGATTTAAATTATCTTTTAGGGGTTTTAGTCGTTGATAGACTTGCCAATACAGAACAGTTTTATTCGTTTTTAGCAGACAAACCAGAAGACGAAGAATTAGTTTGGCAGCAATTTTTGGATTTGGTTTGGCAATATCCCGAAGCGCCAATTTACCATTTTTGTGTCTACGAGTTTGATACAGTTAAACGGTTGGCAAGGCTTTACAACACTCCTTCCTCCTTAGTGCGTCCTGTACTGAATCGATTTGTGGATGTATATGAACAATTAACGCAAAGTGTAGCATTACCTGTAGAAAGTTATGCCCTGAAAGCGATCGCTCGTTGGTTAGGATTCGAGTGGCGGGAAAAAGAAGCTAGTGGCGCTAAATGTATTTACTGGTATGATCAGTGGCTAGAAACAGGCGATCGCACCTTACTAGAAATTATCCAAAGCTACAACGAAGATGACTGTCGCGCTACTCTCAGAGTGAAAAACTGGCTGGTAAACTTTTTTCAGGATGAATATGGTTTGCGTCTAGCTTAA
- a CDS encoding serine/threonine protein kinase, with translation MSPNKIENMVGQKVELDNYIGQFLNNRYLIRDLIGKGGMGRVYLAEDTAKGGMPIAVKILSLSLANQHMSQRFAREIFIGAQLGRKSKHIVRILSYGITEDKTPFYVMEFLQGKNLKQILKIQPLTISKFLEICNQICLGLQCAHQGISLKGEIYPIVHRDIKPENIFITEDSKQGEIIKILDFGIAKFLTERSGMTLTDSFIGSLPYCSPEHMEGRKLLDVRSDIYSLGVLMFEMLTGKHPFQIQTKSNSFGTWYQAHRFQMPPTLEEVNPQVKIPQVLEKIVMSCLAKDVSDRPQNVNQILENLERVNVQINDGITSNSSDIIKLSFPVQLVPSTLLSEKECLQKNWPKNKPVAPIGFPHLLQTTERAIPTFWAMLPKQEITKFLDKIHGTEFISKINVYPMLLWVTVLYDTQPSMTKWLPYFLDLKDNKGQNIARTLAEVGYYHLLFFAIEDPTRCSHVTTLSLTGNQRQQLIDCLDMSQHSNELIMSNQAKNLLKADYEKLKLNILQKLTADQKSETEGLKSWMDKFLEMFLKLLSRH, from the coding sequence ATGTCACCAAACAAAATTGAGAATATGGTAGGGCAAAAAGTAGAATTAGACAATTATATTGGACAATTTTTAAATAATCGCTATTTAATCAGAGATTTGATTGGCAAAGGTGGCATGGGTAGAGTTTATTTAGCAGAAGATACTGCTAAAGGTGGAATGCCGATCGCAGTCAAAATTTTATCACTGAGTTTGGCGAACCAGCACATGTCCCAACGCTTTGCTAGAGAGATTTTTATCGGCGCTCAATTGGGACGCAAAAGTAAACATATTGTTCGCATATTAAGCTATGGCATTACTGAAGATAAAACTCCGTTTTATGTAATGGAATTCCTGCAAGGAAAAAATCTTAAACAAATTCTTAAAATTCAGCCTTTAACAATATCTAAATTTTTAGAGATTTGTAATCAAATTTGTTTAGGCTTACAATGTGCCCACCAAGGTATTAGCCTCAAAGGAGAGATTTATCCTATTGTTCATAGAGATATTAAACCAGAAAATATCTTCATTACTGAAGATAGTAAACAAGGAGAAATTATTAAAATACTAGATTTTGGTATTGCCAAGTTTTTAACAGAGCGAAGTGGAATGACTCTAACAGATTCTTTTATTGGCAGTTTACCTTACTGTTCTCCCGAACACATGGAAGGGCGAAAATTACTAGATGTTCGCTCTGATATTTACAGTTTGGGAGTACTAATGTTTGAAATGCTGACAGGAAAGCATCCATTTCAGATTCAGACAAAAAGTAACTCCTTTGGTACTTGGTATCAAGCGCATCGCTTTCAAATGCCACCTACTCTTGAGGAAGTGAATCCGCAAGTCAAAATCCCGCAGGTGTTAGAAAAAATAGTGATGAGTTGTTTAGCTAAAGATGTAAGCGATCGCCCTCAAAATGTCAACCAAATATTAGAAAATTTAGAAAGAGTTAACGTTCAGATTAATGATGGTATTACTAGCAACAGTAGTGATATTATTAAACTTTCATTTCCGGTTCAATTAGTACCTTCAACTTTATTATCAGAAAAAGAGTGTTTGCAGAAGAATTGGCCTAAAAATAAACCAGTTGCGCCAATAGGATTTCCCCATTTACTACAAACAACTGAAAGAGCTATACCAACTTTTTGGGCAATGTTACCCAAACAAGAAATTACAAAATTTTTGGATAAAATACATGGTACTGAATTTATTAGTAAAATAAATGTTTACCCGATGCTATTGTGGGTAACCGTACTATATGATACCCAACCTTCTATGACTAAGTGGCTACCTTATTTTCTGGATTTGAAAGATAATAAAGGTCAGAATATAGCACGTACTTTAGCGGAAGTAGGTTACTATCATCTACTATTTTTTGCCATAGAAGATCCAACTCGTTGCTCTCATGTAACAACTTTAAGCCTTACTGGTAACCAGCGTCAACAACTTATAGATTGTTTAGACATGAGTCAACATTCAAATGAATTAATTATGTCTAATCAAGCCAAAAATCTTCTAAAAGCAGATTATGAAAAGCTGAAATTAAACATTTTACAAAAGTTAACCGCAGATCAAAAATCTGAGACAGAAGGCTTAAAAAGCTGGATGGATAAATTTTTGGAGATGTTTTTAAAGCTTTTATCACGTCATTGA
- a CDS encoding esterase-like activity of phytase family protein yields the protein MQLIKNIFKFPRIIYFFIPIIIIVLLLSFLPINAVEISSIEFIGEANLAKSLTLQKTEIGGLSGITYNAKNNLYYAISDDRGQKANARFYTLKIDLSKGFLQNGKVIPVSVTTLLNENGQTFRSGETDTEGIALTNKATVFISSEGDAAKLINPFIKEFSLSSGREIATLPIPNKFLPNKSGNQGIRNNLAFESLTITPDKKHLFTATENALIQDGIAAKANIGTPCRILQYNLLNNQPEKEFLYQTESVSPFLNVTGKFASGLPDLLALDNQGHFLSLERSFTGLGFAISLFQVSLEGSDDIHQINSLLAVDSKNIKPVQKKLLLDLRTLDVLLDNIEGLTLGPKLPDGQQSLILISDNNFNFLQRTQILAFKIKIETPLIRLLRRLLPNLNP from the coding sequence ATGCAGCTAATTAAAAATATTTTCAAATTTCCAAGAATTATTTACTTCTTTATTCCAATTATAATTATCGTCCTTTTATTAAGTTTTTTACCTATAAATGCTGTTGAGATAAGTAGCATAGAGTTTATCGGAGAAGCTAATTTAGCAAAAAGTTTAACCTTACAAAAAACTGAAATTGGAGGTTTATCTGGAATTACATATAATGCCAAAAACAACCTTTATTATGCTATTTCTGATGACCGTGGACAAAAAGCTAATGCCCGTTTCTACACCCTGAAAATCGACTTAAGCAAGGGTTTTTTACAAAATGGTAAAGTTATTCCTGTCAGCGTTACCACATTATTAAATGAAAATGGTCAAACATTTCGCTCTGGTGAAACTGATACAGAAGGTATTGCCTTAACTAATAAAGCAACTGTATTTATTTCTTCTGAAGGTGATGCTGCAAAATTAATTAATCCTTTTATTAAAGAGTTCTCATTATCTTCTGGTAGAGAAATTGCCACACTTCCCATACCAAACAAATTTTTGCCTAATAAAAGTGGTAACCAAGGTATCCGCAACAATTTGGCTTTTGAAAGCCTTACCATAACACCTGATAAAAAGCATTTATTCACAGCTACGGAAAACGCTCTAATTCAAGATGGTATCGCAGCAAAAGCTAACATCGGTACTCCTTGTCGGATTTTGCAATACAACTTGCTCAACAACCAGCCAGAAAAAGAATTTCTTTACCAAACAGAATCAGTTTCTCCCTTTTTGAATGTGACTGGCAAATTCGCTAGTGGATTACCTGATTTACTTGCTCTAGATAATCAAGGACACTTCCTAAGTTTAGAGCGGTCTTTTACTGGTTTAGGATTTGCTATTTCCCTGTTTCAGGTTTCTTTAGAAGGCTCTGATGATATTCATCAAATAAATAGTCTTTTAGCAGTTGACTCTAAGAATATTAAACCAGTTCAGAAAAAACTTCTGTTAGATTTGAGAACCCTAGATGTACTGCTAGACAACATTGAAGGCTTAACTCTTGGCCCTAAGTTACCTGATGGTCAGCAATCATTAATTCTCATCAGTGATAACAATTTTAACTTCCTGCAACGCACCCAGATACTAGCCTTTAAAATTAAAATTGAAACACCACTAATCAGATTATTACGCCGTTTACTCCCGAATCTCAACCCTTAG
- a CDS encoding aminotransferase class V-fold PLP-dependent enzyme produces MTSTSATQTRLHSHREQFPALGNKTYFNYGGQGPMPQRAMDTIAQTQAYVQQIGPFGNEAYRWIAPQTQAARVAIASELHAPSETITLTQNVTVGCNIAIWGIEWRAGDHILLSDCEHPGVIATTQEIARRFAVEVTTCPLKATLNEGDPVKVIAQHLRPNTRLVILSHVFWNTGQVLPLDKIAEVCRNNHSFLLIDAAQSAGLLPLNLTELGVDFYAFTGHKWLCGPAGAGGLYVRPEARESLKPTFIGLNGIVVDSQSQPVDWLPDGRRYEVSTLAYPLYVGLREAIAIHQQWGTSQERYEQICQNSEYLWRRLVELPDVKCLRTSPPESGIVSFQLLNNQPQPHLKLVQFLDSQRILTRTIADPSCIRVTLHYLTLESEIDQLVEAIQSFCKNS; encoded by the coding sequence ATGACCAGTACTTCTGCTACACAGACCAGGTTGCATAGCCATCGAGAGCAATTTCCGGCTTTAGGGAATAAGACTTATTTCAATTATGGGGGACAAGGCCCGATGCCCCAAAGGGCAATGGATACGATCGCTCAAACTCAAGCTTATGTTCAGCAAATAGGCCCCTTTGGTAATGAAGCATATCGCTGGATAGCCCCCCAGACTCAAGCTGCTAGAGTTGCGATCGCTTCAGAGTTACATGCACCAAGCGAAACAATTACTCTGACGCAGAATGTCACTGTTGGCTGTAATATCGCTATATGGGGCATCGAGTGGCGTGCTGGCGACCATATACTACTTTCAGACTGCGAACATCCAGGCGTAATTGCCACAACACAGGAAATTGCGCGAAGATTTGCGGTGGAAGTTACTACCTGTCCTCTCAAGGCAACTTTAAATGAAGGCGATCCTGTAAAAGTCATTGCCCAGCACTTGCGCCCTAATACCCGTCTTGTAATATTAAGTCATGTTTTCTGGAATACTGGTCAAGTTTTACCTCTTGATAAAATTGCCGAAGTATGTAGAAATAATCATTCTTTTTTACTGATAGATGCTGCCCAATCTGCTGGTTTGTTGCCTTTAAACTTGACAGAATTGGGTGTAGATTTTTATGCTTTCACTGGTCATAAATGGTTATGTGGCCCTGCGGGTGCTGGTGGCTTGTATGTCCGACCAGAAGCACGAGAAAGCTTGAAACCTACCTTTATTGGTTTGAATGGCATTGTTGTGGATAGTCAATCTCAGCCTGTGGATTGGCTTCCAGATGGGCGACGATATGAAGTGTCTACACTAGCTTATCCGTTGTATGTTGGGTTACGAGAGGCGATCGCAATTCATCAGCAATGGGGAACATCACAGGAACGTTACGAGCAAATTTGTCAAAACAGTGAGTATCTTTGGCGGCGCTTAGTAGAATTACCCGATGTTAAATGTTTACGAACTTCTCCGCCTGAAAGCGGTATCGTCTCGTTTCAACTGCTAAATAATCAGCCCCAGCCTCATCTCAAGTTGGTGCAATTTTTAGACTCACAAAGAATATTAACTCGGACAATTGCCGATCCTAGCTGTATACGCGTCACTCTCCATTACCTGACTTTAGAATCGGAAATCGACCAATTGGTTGAAGCAATTCAAAGCTTTTGCAAAAATAGTTAG
- a CDS encoding glycosyl transferase, producing MERPILYLAITNHGFGHATRIASVAATIQKLCPEVLLILVTTAPRWLLECYIEGDFIYRPRAFDLGVVQTDSLTMDKVATLEKLLDIKKHQNSLIASEVNFIRQNRVNLILADIPFLAPGFAKGANIPCWMMSNFGWDFIYRDWGGEFSVVADWISDWYSKCDRLFRLPFHEPMPAFNNITDVGLTGGSPRHSAEKLRSLWRITTPVEKTILLTFGGLGLQQIPYENLRRFPDWQFIVFDQSAPDLPNLVKIDDRKYRPVDFMSICGRVISKPGYSTFAEATLLGVPIVTIPREDFAEATFLIEGITNYNQHQIITPSEFFQGTWDFLRELPQLPKQSEPIAKDGNEAIAYAVINYFESNKVL from the coding sequence ATGGAACGTCCAATCTTATACTTAGCCATAACTAACCACGGCTTTGGTCATGCTACCCGCATTGCTTCTGTAGCTGCGACAATTCAAAAATTATGTCCAGAAGTTCTGCTAATTCTGGTAACTACTGCCCCGCGCTGGTTGCTAGAGTGCTACATAGAAGGCGATTTTATCTATCGTCCCCGTGCATTTGATTTGGGTGTGGTGCAAACCGATAGTTTGACAATGGATAAAGTAGCGACTTTAGAAAAGTTGCTGGATATTAAAAAGCATCAAAATTCCCTCATTGCTTCAGAAGTGAATTTTATCCGCCAAAATCGCGTTAATCTCATTTTGGCAGATATTCCCTTCCTCGCTCCTGGGTTTGCCAAAGGTGCAAATATTCCCTGCTGGATGATGAGTAACTTTGGCTGGGACTTTATCTACCGAGATTGGGGAGGCGAATTTAGCGTAGTTGCAGATTGGATTAGTGATTGGTACTCAAAGTGCGATCGCCTGTTTCGTCTACCCTTCCACGAACCGATGCCAGCTTTTAACAATATCACAGATGTCGGTTTAACAGGCGGTTCCCCCCGTCACTCTGCTGAGAAATTACGTTCTCTTTGGAGAATAACTACACCAGTAGAAAAAACTATTTTGTTAACCTTTGGCGGCTTGGGTTTACAACAAATTCCCTATGAGAACCTGCGGCGATTCCCAGATTGGCAATTTATCGTCTTTGATCAATCTGCTCCTGATTTACCTAATTTAGTGAAAATTGATGACCGCAAATACCGCCCTGTGGATTTTATGTCTATTTGTGGGCGAGTCATTTCTAAACCTGGTTACAGTACTTTTGCTGAAGCCACCCTATTAGGAGTACCTATTGTTACCATACCCCGCGAGGACTTTGCCGAAGCAACTTTTTTAATAGAAGGCATTACAAATTATAACCAGCATCAAATCATCACCCCATCTGAGTTTTTTCAAGGGACTTGGGATTTTCTGCGTGAGTTACCCCAATTACCAAAGCAATCTGAACCAATTGCTAAAGATGGAAATGAAGCGATCGCTTATGCTGTAATTAATTATTTCGAGTCGAATAAAGTTCTTTAA
- a CDS encoding secondary thiamine-phosphate synthase enzyme YjbQ produces the protein MTHYQKLLKISTTGKSFYNITAKIEAAVAESGVETGLCTLFLRHTSASLVIQENADPDVLVDLANFMAKLVPESGKYIHDAEGPDDMPAHIRTALTHTSEHIPINRGHLVLGTWQGIYIWEHRQRSHLRELVIHISA, from the coding sequence ATGACTCACTACCAAAAGCTACTAAAAATTTCTACCACTGGTAAATCTTTTTACAATATCACTGCAAAAATTGAAGCCGCAGTTGCAGAATCGGGAGTTGAAACTGGTCTTTGTACTCTATTTTTACGCCACACTTCAGCCAGTTTAGTTATCCAAGAAAACGCTGATCCCGATGTCCTTGTGGATTTAGCTAACTTTATGGCAAAACTCGTGCCAGAATCGGGAAAATACATTCACGATGCAGAAGGCCCCGATGATATGCCGGCACACATTCGTACCGCACTCACCCATACTTCTGAACATATCCCTATTAATCGTGGTCATTTAGTACTGGGAACTTGGCAAGGAATTTATATTTGGGAACATCGCCAACGCAGTCATTTAAGAGAATTGGTTATTCATATTTCTGCATAG